Proteins co-encoded in one uncultured Draconibacterium sp. genomic window:
- a CDS encoding glycosyl hydrolase 115 family protein, whose product MKIVILIFFCGLFLGKRSNAQQITGLPTPIITEKEIAENDFPLTDVNGAPAILSYDKSEYKGVIRAIGDLQTDIYKVTGVKPIIDSVNSYSRVKVVIGTLGKSKIIDQLISDQTINISDLKGKWESFVIQTISNPVNNEKQLIIVGSDKRGTIYGIYELSQQLGVSPWYWWADVPVKKRPAAYVKAGRYFSGEPKVKYRGIFINDENPCMQSWARAKFGGMNREMYTHLFELLLRLRANFLWPGMWGTFKEHTPDVPVFKDQNGNYEGNSFNEDDPDNPRLADEYGIVMGTSHHEPMQRSQQEWIRNKTKYGNGEWNYLTNKEGIQKFFKEGIEHTKDYESLITMGMRGDEDEPMVDAGSAEANFRVLEGIMKDQREIIEEVTGKPAAETPQIWTLYKEVLEYYDQGMVVPDDMIILLCDDNWGDVRRLPELNGEKHPGGYGMYYHAGYYGAPRASKWLNVTQLSQMWEQLNLTYDYGVDKVWILNVGDLKPNEYPMDFFLNMAWNPKSFNENNLVDYSRKFCSIQFGEKQAQEAAEIIETYCKYASRITPEMLNDKTYNLQSGEFKMVKNEFLALEARALRQFLTLPENYQDAYTQLVLFPVQALANLYDMYYSLAMNKKLANEQDILANYWADRVDYCFDRDSVLCYNYNHNMANGKWNHMMDQPHIGYTTWHGPEHNIRPEVKRINPDKIKQGGYVFSENNGVVVMEAEHYFQTKSLPSTKWTIIPGMGRTLSGIALMPYTKQTSSASISYKMKLKPKSDSISVRIYFDSTMPFKRGGHNVSANFDGGAVKTWNINQDFIWKNCYTKMYPTGAARINESVVTLSLPKASEENYTLTLKPLDPGIVIYKIIVDDGGYQNTYLKMKESDYEKM is encoded by the coding sequence ATGAAAATAGTTATCCTGATTTTTTTCTGTGGGCTGTTTCTGGGAAAACGAAGCAATGCTCAGCAAATTACCGGCCTCCCAACCCCTATTATCACCGAAAAAGAAATAGCAGAAAATGATTTTCCACTTACAGATGTAAATGGAGCCCCCGCAATTCTTAGTTACGACAAATCAGAATACAAAGGTGTAATCCGGGCTATTGGCGATTTACAGACCGATATTTATAAAGTAACAGGAGTAAAACCGATAATCGATTCAGTCAATTCGTATTCCAGAGTTAAAGTTGTTATTGGAACACTTGGCAAAAGCAAAATTATCGACCAACTGATTTCTGATCAGACCATTAATATAAGCGATTTAAAAGGGAAATGGGAAAGTTTTGTGATACAAACCATTTCGAACCCGGTAAATAACGAAAAACAATTAATAATTGTAGGAAGCGATAAACGAGGAACCATATACGGAATTTACGAATTATCACAACAATTGGGTGTTTCTCCCTGGTACTGGTGGGCCGATGTTCCGGTAAAAAAGCGTCCGGCAGCTTATGTAAAAGCCGGGAGATATTTTTCAGGTGAACCCAAAGTAAAATACCGCGGCATTTTTATCAACGACGAAAATCCTTGTATGCAAAGCTGGGCCAGAGCAAAATTTGGCGGTATGAACAGGGAGATGTACACACACCTATTTGAATTGCTTTTACGTTTGCGCGCGAACTTTCTTTGGCCCGGAATGTGGGGTACATTTAAAGAGCACACCCCTGATGTACCCGTTTTTAAAGATCAAAATGGGAATTACGAAGGAAACTCGTTTAATGAAGACGATCCTGACAATCCGCGTTTGGCCGATGAATACGGAATTGTTATGGGTACTTCGCATCACGAACCCATGCAACGTTCGCAACAGGAATGGATTAGAAATAAAACAAAATATGGTAACGGCGAATGGAACTACCTGACTAACAAAGAAGGAATTCAGAAATTCTTTAAAGAAGGAATTGAACATACCAAAGATTATGAAAGCCTTATAACCATGGGAATGCGTGGCGACGAAGATGAGCCGATGGTTGATGCAGGTAGTGCTGAAGCCAATTTCAGAGTTCTGGAAGGTATAATGAAAGACCAACGGGAAATTATTGAAGAGGTTACGGGGAAACCGGCTGCAGAAACACCACAAATCTGGACCTTGTACAAAGAAGTGCTCGAATACTACGATCAGGGCATGGTAGTCCCCGATGATATGATAATCTTGCTTTGCGACGATAACTGGGGCGATGTACGTCGTCTTCCTGAATTAAACGGGGAAAAGCATCCCGGAGGCTACGGAATGTATTATCATGCCGGATATTACGGAGCCCCGCGTGCCAGCAAATGGTTAAATGTTACTCAACTATCACAAATGTGGGAGCAGCTTAACCTTACCTACGATTACGGAGTGGATAAAGTATGGATTCTTAATGTTGGAGATTTGAAACCCAACGAGTATCCCATGGATTTTTTTCTGAACATGGCCTGGAATCCGAAGTCTTTTAACGAAAATAACCTGGTTGATTATTCCCGGAAATTTTGTAGTATCCAATTTGGCGAAAAACAGGCTCAAGAAGCCGCAGAAATTATCGAGACTTATTGTAAATATGCCAGCCGGATTACTCCAGAAATGCTCAATGATAAAACCTATAACCTGCAAAGTGGCGAGTTTAAAATGGTTAAAAACGAATTTCTGGCGCTTGAAGCCCGTGCCCTTCGTCAATTTCTTACCCTGCCTGAAAATTATCAGGATGCTTATACACAACTAGTTTTGTTTCCGGTTCAGGCACTGGCCAACCTTTACGATATGTATTATAGCCTGGCAATGAACAAGAAACTGGCAAATGAACAAGATATTTTGGCAAATTACTGGGCTGATCGGGTAGATTATTGTTTTGATCGCGATTCGGTGTTATGTTACAATTACAACCACAATATGGCTAACGGCAAGTGGAACCACATGATGGATCAACCACACATTGGCTATACAACATGGCATGGGCCGGAACATAACATCAGGCCAGAAGTAAAACGCATAAATCCAGATAAGATTAAACAGGGAGGCTATGTTTTTAGCGAAAACAACGGAGTTGTCGTTATGGAGGCAGAACATTATTTTCAAACAAAATCACTTCCCTCAACCAAATGGACAATCATTCCTGGTATGGGAAGGACTTTGTCGGGAATTGCATTAATGCCTTACACAAAACAAACAAGCAGTGCTTCAATCAGCTATAAAATGAAGCTAAAACCCAAGTCTGACAGTATTTCAGTGCGAATTTATTTCGACAGTACCATGCCTTTTAAAAGAGGAGGACACAATGTTTCAGCAAATTTCGACGGAGGTGCAGTAAAAACATGGAACATCAATCAGGACTTTATATGGAAAAACTGTTACACAAAAATGTACCCAACCGGAGCTGCCCGTATTAACGAGTCGGTTGTAACCTTGAGTTTGCCAAAAGCTTCAGAAGAAAATTACACACTCACGCTAAAGCCTCTTGATCCGGGAATTGTAATATATAAGATAATAGTAGATGATGGTGGATACCAAAATACTTATTTAAAAATGAAAGAATCGGACTACGAAAAAATGTAA
- a CDS encoding Arc family DNA-binding protein yields MAKKKSFVLRVSPEMMEAVEKWAADDFRSINGQIEWIIHKALKDARRLKKGSDDGKV; encoded by the coding sequence ATGGCGAAGAAGAAATCGTTTGTATTGCGCGTTAGCCCTGAAATGATGGAAGCCGTTGAAAAATGGGCAGCCGATGATTTCAGAAGTATAAACGGGCAAATTGAATGGATAATACATAAGGCTTTAAAAGATGCAAGACGACTAAAAAAAGGTTCCGACGATGGGAAGGTATGA
- a CDS encoding SPFH domain-containing protein encodes MEKQHSALSGYVFLFLELILLGVIIFCFVGGMIVPTILLVPVFILIAIGFTVVDPNQSCVMVLFGAYKGTIKTNGFYWVNPFYVRKKISLRARNFDSEPIKVNDKLGNPIMIGVVLVWKVDETYRAAFGVDEFEHFVVVQSEAALRKLAGMYPYDNIEDENAKVTLRDGTEEVNEKLEAEIIERLEIAGIHVIEARINHIAYAQEIAQAMLKRQQATAIVAARYKIVEGAVSMVEMALDELSEKSIVELDEDKKATMVSNLMVVLCGDKDATPVVNTGSLYQ; translated from the coding sequence ATGGAAAAACAACATTCAGCTTTATCTGGTTACGTGTTCCTGTTTCTGGAGCTTATTTTATTGGGAGTTATTATTTTCTGTTTTGTCGGGGGAATGATTGTTCCGACGATTCTGCTAGTCCCGGTATTCATTCTAATTGCCATCGGTTTTACGGTGGTCGATCCCAACCAAAGTTGTGTAATGGTTTTGTTTGGAGCTTACAAAGGCACTATTAAAACCAACGGATTCTATTGGGTCAATCCTTTTTATGTTCGTAAGAAAATTTCGCTTAGGGCGCGCAACTTCGACAGTGAGCCTATTAAAGTGAACGACAAATTGGGTAATCCGATTATGATTGGAGTGGTGCTGGTTTGGAAGGTAGACGAAACCTATCGGGCCGCTTTCGGTGTAGATGAGTTTGAACATTTTGTTGTGGTACAAAGTGAGGCAGCGCTAAGAAAACTGGCGGGTATGTATCCGTACGACAACATCGAGGATGAAAATGCAAAGGTTACACTTCGCGACGGAACAGAGGAAGTAAACGAAAAGCTTGAAGCTGAGATTATTGAGCGGCTCGAAATTGCAGGAATTCATGTTATTGAGGCGCGAATTAACCACATCGCTTATGCGCAGGAAATTGCACAGGCCATGTTGAAGCGTCAGCAAGCTACGGCTATTGTTGCAGCCCGTTACAAAATTGTTGAAGGTGCCGTGAGTATGGTGGAAATGGCTCTTGACGAACTTAGCGAAAAAAGTATTGTTGAGTTGGATGAAGATAAAAAAGCAACTATGGTAAGTAATTTAATGGTTGTATTGTGTGGCGATAAAGATGCAACGCCTGTGGTAAATACCGGATCACTATATCAATAA
- a CDS encoding zinc ribbon domain-containing protein — MKRHFSCPKCSSWEYEEDEIRTTGSGFSRFFDIQNRRFIAISCKRCGYTELYKAGRGSTAGSILDFLTSS, encoded by the coding sequence ATGAAGAGACATTTTAGCTGTCCTAAATGCAGTAGTTGGGAGTACGAAGAAGATGAGATCAGAACCACAGGTTCCGGATTTTCGCGATTTTTTGATATTCAAAACCGCCGTTTTATAGCTATTTCGTGCAAACGATGCGGTTATACCGAGCTGTACAAAGCCGGAAGAGGAAGTACCGCCGGAAGTATCCTTGATTTTCTTACATCGTCGTAA